In one Zobellia galactanivorans genomic region, the following are encoded:
- a CDS encoding RrF2 family transcriptional regulator, with amino-acid sequence MLSKKTKYGLKALTYLASQKDQQPVQISEIAQAENISQKFLESILLSLRKSGFLGSKKGKGGGYYLIKDPHEVLMTDVMRILEGPIAMVPCVSLNFYEKCTDCPDEASCSVNKLMLMVRDANLEVYRNHTLADLIA; translated from the coding sequence ATGCTCTCAAAAAAGACAAAATATGGCTTAAAGGCCCTGACTTACTTGGCTTCACAGAAAGACCAACAGCCGGTGCAGATCTCTGAAATTGCCCAGGCCGAGAATATTTCGCAAAAATTCTTGGAGAGCATCCTGTTGTCTCTTCGTAAAAGTGGATTTTTGGGCTCGAAAAAGGGTAAGGGGGGAGGTTATTATCTAATCAAAGACCCCCATGAGGTGCTGATGACCGATGTAATGCGTATTCTTGAAGGTCCCATAGCCATGGTACCTTGTGTAAGCCTTAATTTTTATGAAAAGTGTACCGATTGCCCAGATGAGGCCAGTTGTTCGGTAAACAAGTTGATGCTGATGGTGCGTGATGCCAATCTTGAGGTGTACCGCAACCATACCTTGGCCGATTTAATAGCCTGA
- a CDS encoding nuclear transport factor 2 family protein: MTNLDIVKNTYEGKTSEENGKNLAKYVAEDIQWTEAKGFPYAGTYIGLEEITKNVFSRLGSEWIHYQFSPKQYVAEGNTVIAIGNYTGVYKKTGKGFEARVAHVWTLKDSKIIRFEQIVDSKTVTDAMTK, translated from the coding sequence ATGACGAATCTAGACATAGTTAAAAATACCTACGAGGGCAAAACCTCTGAAGAAAACGGAAAGAACCTGGCCAAGTATGTAGCAGAAGACATTCAATGGACGGAAGCCAAAGGCTTTCCCTATGCAGGCACCTATATAGGCTTGGAAGAGATCACCAAAAATGTATTCTCTAGATTAGGTTCTGAATGGATTCACTACCAGTTTAGCCCAAAACAATATGTTGCCGAGGGAAATACGGTCATCGCCATTGGAAACTATACCGGGGTTTATAAAAAAACAGGCAAAGGCTTTGAAGCACGAGTGGCACACGTATGGACTTTAAAGGATAGTAAAATCATTAGGTTCGAACAGATTGTCGACAGTAAAACCGTTACCGACGCCATGACCAAATAG
- a CDS encoding Crp/Fnr family transcriptional regulator: protein MSIERLQQNVLKNAALNKEELHTFCEAFYPKSIAKKQYLLRQGDICKFEGYVTKGCFRVFTLDEQGKEHVLYFAIKDWWITDIDSFTNQKPSFLTIQALEDSEVLLVDHQDKARLYTEIPQIEQLFRVMTQKTLVALQRRMISNLSQTADARYLNFIEKYPQIAQKLTNLQLASYLGISHEFLSKIRSKTASK, encoded by the coding sequence ATGTCGATAGAGCGCTTACAACAAAACGTTTTAAAAAATGCGGCACTGAACAAAGAGGAGCTCCATACTTTTTGCGAAGCCTTTTACCCTAAGTCCATTGCAAAAAAACAATACCTACTACGGCAGGGTGACATCTGCAAGTTCGAAGGTTATGTAACAAAGGGCTGTTTTCGGGTTTTCACCCTAGATGAGCAAGGTAAAGAACACGTACTTTATTTTGCCATTAAAGACTGGTGGATAACCGACATTGACAGTTTCACCAACCAAAAGCCTTCTTTTTTAACCATACAGGCCTTAGAAGACAGTGAGGTACTTCTCGTAGACCACCAAGACAAAGCGCGCCTTTATACCGAAATACCCCAGATAGAACAACTGTTCAGGGTGATGACCCAAAAGACCTTGGTCGCCTTGCAAAGAAGAATGATCAGCAACCTGAGCCAGACCGCAGATGCCCGCTATCTCAATTTTATTGAAAAATACCCCCAAATCGCCCAAAAGCTCACCAATCTCCAACTGGCTTCCTACCTAGGGATCTCCCACGAATTTTTAAGTAAGATCAGAAGCAAGACCGCTTCAAAATAA
- a CDS encoding sulfate adenylyltransferase subunit 1 translates to MDVLKIATAGSVDDGKSTLIGRILYDTKSLTSDKLEAIEKTSKSKGYDYLDFSLATDGLVAEREQGITIDVAHIYFSTAKKSYIIADTPGHVEYTRNMVTGASTSQAAIILIDARKGVIEQTNRHFFINNLLRIKDVVVAINKMDLVDYSEETYNAIKADFEELMAKRDYQDQKITFIPVSALKGDNVVNKTDKTPWYTGPTLLEHFEALDRKDIFNVGTPRFPVQYVIRPKTEEHHDFRGFAGKVYGGELSVGDEVVALPSQTRSKIKDIYFYDKKYHTASRRSSVTITLEDEINLSRGDMLVKAEDLPTIDKQFTATISWMDSDNLTAGKKYVVQHGVNKVLAKVDNIHHKINPDYSGIDTNVDGGLGMNDIAQVTFKLNKPIFYDKFKDHRTNGSFILIDTQTNNTVGAGFIS, encoded by the coding sequence ATGGACGTATTAAAGATAGCAACAGCAGGTAGTGTAGATGACGGAAAAAGTACCTTGATCGGTAGAATTCTGTACGATACAAAATCATTGACCAGCGATAAGTTGGAAGCCATAGAAAAGACCAGTAAGAGCAAGGGGTATGATTATCTCGATTTCTCATTGGCTACAGATGGTCTTGTGGCCGAGCGTGAGCAAGGTATCACCATAGATGTGGCACATATCTATTTTTCAACAGCAAAGAAAAGTTACATCATAGCCGATACTCCCGGCCATGTAGAGTACACGCGTAACATGGTTACGGGGGCTTCTACGTCTCAAGCGGCGATTATTTTGATCGATGCGAGAAAAGGGGTTATCGAACAGACCAACCGTCACTTTTTTATCAATAACCTCTTGCGCATTAAAGATGTGGTAGTGGCTATTAATAAAATGGACTTGGTAGATTATTCCGAGGAAACTTATAATGCCATTAAGGCCGATTTCGAGGAATTGATGGCCAAAAGGGATTATCAAGACCAGAAGATCACCTTTATTCCCGTTAGCGCCTTGAAGGGTGATAACGTAGTGAATAAAACGGATAAGACGCCTTGGTATACGGGTCCTACGTTGTTAGAGCATTTTGAAGCCCTAGATCGCAAGGATATTTTCAATGTGGGTACACCACGTTTTCCCGTGCAGTACGTAATCCGTCCAAAAACGGAGGAGCACCATGACTTTAGGGGCTTTGCCGGTAAGGTTTACGGTGGGGAGCTTAGCGTAGGTGATGAGGTAGTTGCCTTACCATCGCAAACACGGTCTAAGATCAAGGATATCTATTTTTACGATAAAAAATACCATACCGCTTCAAGAAGGTCTTCGGTAACCATTACTTTGGAAGATGAGATCAATTTGAGTCGAGGCGATATGTTGGTCAAGGCCGAAGATTTGCCTACGATCGATAAGCAGTTTACGGCTACTATCTCTTGGATGGATTCCGATAACCTGACCGCCGGTAAAAAATATGTGGTGCAACACGGGGTGAACAAAGTGTTGGCCAAGGTCGATAACATCCATCACAAGATCAATCCCGATTATTCGGGAATCGATACCAACGTTGACGGGGGATTGGGTATGAACGATATCGCCCAGGTAACCTTCAAATTGAACAAGCCTATTTTCTACGATAAATTCAAAGATCACCGTACCAACGGTTCGTTTATCTTGATCGATACACAAACCAATAATACGGTCGGCGCGGGTTTCATAAGTTAA
- a CDS encoding DUF2061 domain-containing protein — MIVDQLILDKAAPKKKFSEDQKSERPIRSIAKAVSWRVIGTLDTLLVSYLLTGEVAIAASIASIDFVTKMFLYFFHERLWNKINWGK; from the coding sequence ATGATTGTAGATCAATTGATTTTAGATAAAGCAGCTCCCAAGAAAAAGTTTTCAGAAGATCAAAAATCTGAAAGACCTATCCGTAGTATCGCCAAGGCGGTAAGCTGGCGGGTAATCGGTACTTTAGATACCTTATTGGTTTCGTATTTGTTGACTGGTGAGGTGGCCATTGCGGCCTCTATCGCATCCATTGACTTTGTGACCAAGATGTTCTTGTACTTCTTTCACGAGCGTTTGTGGAATAAAATTAACTGGGGTAAATAA
- a CDS encoding MBL fold metallo-hydrolase produces the protein MEVQAQNPRTIKTGNFDLQVYNASENSFGVASILVSGKQDAILIDAQFTLADAEAVAQEIKASGKNLKTIYVSHGDPDFYFGLQVFKTYFPEVTVYAAPATVEHIKATAQKKLEVWGSRLGNIITTNIILPQVLQENALELEGEKLEIIGLEDFPKRTFIYIPSSETVVGGINIFSDNFHVWMADAQTKATRKEWVSILDKIESLNPKVVIPAHGNKDTQLNLTSVAHTKNYIAFYEEALKTNTTSEDLIHTMKKQYPNATFETALQIGAKVNTGEMKW, from the coding sequence ATGGAAGTACAAGCCCAGAACCCAAGAACCATCAAAACCGGCAATTTTGACTTACAGGTCTATAACGCCTCCGAAAACAGCTTTGGCGTGGCCTCGATTTTGGTCTCGGGAAAGCAAGATGCCATTCTGATCGATGCCCAATTCACCTTGGCAGATGCCGAAGCAGTGGCACAGGAAATCAAAGCATCAGGTAAAAATCTAAAAACCATTTATGTATCGCATGGTGACCCCGATTTTTACTTCGGATTGCAAGTTTTTAAAACCTATTTTCCAGAAGTTACCGTATATGCCGCTCCGGCAACCGTAGAACACATCAAGGCCACTGCCCAAAAGAAACTAGAGGTTTGGGGGTCGCGATTAGGGAACATCATTACCACCAATATTATTTTACCACAGGTACTTCAGGAAAATGCATTGGAACTAGAAGGGGAAAAGCTTGAAATTATAGGTTTGGAGGACTTCCCTAAAAGAACTTTCATCTATATCCCTTCAAGCGAGACCGTCGTCGGTGGCATTAATATTTTCTCGGATAATTTTCATGTATGGATGGCCGATGCCCAAACCAAGGCAACTAGAAAAGAATGGGTTTCCATTCTAGACAAAATTGAAAGCTTAAACCCGAAAGTGGTTATTCCCGCTCACGGAAATAAAGATACCCAACTGAATTTGACCTCTGTGGCCCACACTAAAAACTACATCGCCTTCTATGAAGAGGCCTTAAAAACCAACACTACTTCAGAGGACTTGATCCATACAATGAAAAAGCAATACCCCAACGCCACTTTTGAAACTGCTCTTCAAATCGGCGCCAAGGTGAACACAGGCGAAATGAAATGGTAA
- the cysD gene encoding sulfate adenylyltransferase subunit CysD, with protein MQEIMSQDTSHINALENEAIYILREVAAQFERPVLLFSGGKDSITLVRLAQKAFWPAKIPFPLMHIDTGHNFPETIEFRDRLVEELGLELIVRNVQDSIDQGKVKEESGRYSSRNSLQTTTLLDAIEEFKFDACIGGARRDEEKARAKERIFSVRDDFGQWDERNQRPELFDMLNGQIELGQNVRVFPISNWTELDVWSYIKEEEIEIPSIYFAHKRKVFLRDGLIWSHSDYVYQEEDEEVLERMVRFRTVGDMSCTAAVFSNATDIESVVEEIRDSSISERGARIDDKRSEAAMEKRKQQGYF; from the coding sequence ATTCAAGAAATTATGAGCCAAGATACATCACACATAAACGCCTTAGAAAATGAGGCCATCTATATTCTTAGGGAAGTAGCGGCGCAATTTGAGCGACCCGTACTTTTGTTTTCGGGAGGAAAAGACTCCATTACATTGGTACGTTTGGCGCAAAAGGCATTTTGGCCTGCCAAGATTCCCTTTCCTTTAATGCATATCGATACCGGGCATAACTTTCCTGAAACTATCGAGTTTAGGGATAGGTTGGTCGAAGAGCTGGGTCTGGAACTTATCGTTAGAAATGTTCAAGATTCTATCGACCAGGGTAAGGTGAAGGAAGAGTCGGGTCGGTACTCGAGTAGAAACTCCTTGCAGACCACTACTTTGTTGGATGCTATTGAGGAATTCAAGTTCGACGCCTGTATAGGGGGTGCCCGTAGGGACGAGGAAAAGGCAAGGGCCAAGGAGCGTATCTTTTCGGTGCGTGACGATTTTGGCCAGTGGGATGAGCGTAACCAACGCCCAGAGCTTTTTGATATGTTGAACGGTCAGATAGAATTGGGACAAAACGTACGTGTTTTTCCAATCTCAAACTGGACGGAACTTGATGTTTGGTCTTATATCAAAGAGGAAGAAATTGAAATACCTTCCATTTACTTTGCACACAAGCGTAAAGTATTCTTGCGTGACGGCTTGATCTGGTCACATTCCGATTATGTGTACCAAGAGGAAGACGAAGAGGTTTTAGAACGTATGGTGCGTTTCCGTACCGTGGGCGATATGAGCTGTACCGCGGCCGTTTTTTCCAATGCGACCGATATTGAGTCCGTTGTTGAGGAGATTCGCGATTCCAGTATTTCTGAAAGAGGGGCCCGTATAGACGATAAAAGGTCTGAAGCGGCAATGGAGAAGAGAAAACAACAGGGATACTTTTAG
- a CDS encoding phosphoadenosine phosphosulfate reductase domain-containing protein: MGFSEEQIKKLNEQFKDADPAVIIDWAIKNAENAVVTTNFRPYEVAILHAVSNVKGDIPVIWCDTGYNTPNTYKHAEDLIKRLDLNIDLYVPKQTSAHRDSVMGIPQIDDPRHAEFTEQVKLEPFKRAMAAHKPDVWFTNLRKGQTALRDSLDILSLSKDGVLKVSPFYYWSDAQLDAYLEERQLPNEHKYFDPTKVLENRECGLHT, from the coding sequence ATGGGTTTTTCAGAAGAACAGATAAAGAAGCTTAATGAGCAGTTTAAGGATGCCGATCCGGCCGTAATTATAGACTGGGCCATCAAAAATGCCGAGAATGCCGTAGTCACTACGAATTTTAGGCCTTATGAAGTGGCCATTTTGCATGCGGTTTCGAATGTAAAAGGCGATATACCTGTAATATGGTGCGATACGGGGTACAATACCCCTAACACCTATAAGCATGCAGAGGACTTGATCAAGCGTTTGGATTTGAACATCGACCTGTACGTGCCGAAGCAGACCAGTGCGCATCGCGATAGTGTAATGGGCATACCGCAAATTGATGACCCAAGGCATGCCGAGTTTACCGAGCAGGTGAAATTGGAGCCTTTTAAAAGGGCAATGGCGGCGCATAAGCCCGATGTTTGGTTTACCAACCTAAGAAAGGGGCAGACCGCGCTAAGGGATTCCTTGGATATTCTCAGTTTGAGCAAAGACGGAGTACTTAAGGTAAGTCCGTTCTATTATTGGAGCGATGCCCAACTCGATGCCTATTTGGAAGAAAGGCAATTGCCTAACGAACATAAATACTTTGATCCGACCAAGGTTCTTGAGAACCGTGAGTGTGGGTTGCATACCTAA
- the cobA gene encoding uroporphyrinogen-III C-methyltransferase, which yields MKHSNEISNNLPYSGGRLTVVGAGPGDVELITLKAIKALADADVVLYDALVSVELLDYAPKAEHIFVGKRKGCYAYQQEQINELIVNRAKANAHVVRLKGGDPFVFGRGAEEMEYAASHGVKVAMVPGISSCLSVPASQNIPVTKRGATESFWVITGTTKAHKLSSDVALAAKSNATVVILMGMSKLSQIVELFKAEGKSETPVAIVQNGTRTDEKVAIGTIASIEGEVEIQELANPAIIIIGEVVKHRASILSIAQNQELQLSK from the coding sequence ATGAAACACTCCAACGAAATATCTAACAATTTACCTTATTCGGGTGGTCGACTTACGGTTGTAGGTGCCGGTCCCGGTGATGTGGAGCTCATCACCCTCAAGGCCATAAAGGCACTTGCCGACGCCGATGTGGTGTTGTACGACGCGTTGGTGTCGGTTGAATTGTTAGACTATGCGCCCAAGGCCGAACATATTTTTGTGGGTAAGCGAAAAGGTTGTTATGCCTATCAGCAGGAACAGATCAATGAATTGATCGTAAACCGGGCCAAGGCCAATGCCCATGTGGTACGTTTAAAAGGCGGGGATCCCTTTGTATTTGGCCGTGGTGCCGAAGAAATGGAGTACGCCGCGTCTCACGGGGTGAAAGTGGCTATGGTGCCGGGTATATCGTCTTGTTTGTCGGTGCCGGCTTCCCAGAACATTCCAGTGACCAAAAGGGGCGCTACCGAGAGTTTTTGGGTGATTACCGGAACAACAAAGGCCCACAAGCTGTCAAGTGATGTGGCTTTGGCCGCAAAGAGCAATGCTACGGTGGTTATTTTGATGGGAATGTCGAAACTATCGCAAATAGTGGAACTGTTCAAGGCAGAGGGCAAATCTGAAACCCCGGTGGCCATTGTGCAAAACGGGACGAGAACGGATGAAAAAGTTGCCATAGGCACTATTGCTTCCATAGAAGGGGAAGTAGAAATACAAGAGTTGGCCAATCCGGCAATAATTATAATAGGTGAAGTAGTAAAACACAGGGCGAGCATTCTATCCATTGCCCAAAATCAAGAATTACAGTTAAGTAAATAG
- a CDS encoding HEPN domain-containing protein: MQSFRTEIENPVVEKDILALEAKIRQFKEGNLDEEKFRSLRLARGIYGQRQPGVQMIRIKLPYGKVTSRQLRRISDVSDEYSRGRLHITTRQDIQIHYVDIDRTPELWSELEKDDVTIREACGNTVRNVTASETAGIDVDEPFDVSPYAHALFQYFLRNPISQEMGRKFKVSFSASDADTGLSYMHDLGFIAKIQDGVRGFKVMLGGGLGSQPRHADLLFDFLAADKIIPLMDGVVRVFDRYGERKSRAKARMKFLLKDLGLDGFKALLAEEQKAVPYQTYPIDAEAYPKVEVAKAEAPQVEIEDTEAFEIWKSTNLIPQKQEGYTAIGIKVLLGDFYTDKARLLADLVDQYAAGELRLSLRQNILIPYVANELIPFFYTELKRLGFVEAGYNRAVDITACPGTDTCNLGIASSTGIAEELERIIKTEYPQYISNPDVAIKISGCMNACGQHNMANIGFQGMSIRTKDKLVAPALQVLLGGGTDGDGNGRFADKVVKVPSKRGPQALRLILDDYDKNGNGKSYADYYEEKGQMYFYDFLTPLSDIENLTPDDFIDWGNTERYEKAIGVGECAGVVIDLIATLLFESEEKIQNAQESFDEKKWAASIYHSYSSMVNSAKALLTSEKAKVNTHATIIKDFDQKFIASGRIELGRGFEELVLQLNKNEPTEAFAKSYLEDATAFLKAVETFRKQELAEV; the protein is encoded by the coding sequence ATGCAAAGTTTCAGAACAGAAATAGAAAACCCCGTAGTTGAGAAGGATATTTTGGCCCTAGAGGCTAAAATACGCCAGTTCAAGGAAGGTAATTTAGACGAGGAAAAGTTTCGTAGTTTGCGTCTGGCCAGGGGTATTTACGGTCAACGTCAACCTGGCGTGCAGATGATCCGTATTAAATTGCCCTACGGAAAAGTTACCTCACGGCAACTTAGGCGCATTAGCGACGTTTCCGATGAATATTCTAGAGGTAGATTGCATATTACTACGCGTCAAGACATCCAGATCCACTATGTGGATATAGACCGTACGCCCGAACTTTGGTCGGAACTCGAAAAAGATGATGTTACCATTCGTGAGGCTTGTGGTAATACGGTCCGTAACGTAACCGCTAGTGAAACCGCCGGGATTGATGTAGATGAACCATTTGATGTTTCGCCCTATGCGCACGCACTTTTTCAGTATTTTTTGCGTAACCCTATCAGTCAGGAAATGGGGCGTAAGTTCAAGGTTTCTTTTTCTGCCAGTGATGCCGATACCGGTCTTTCATATATGCACGACCTTGGTTTTATAGCCAAGATACAAGATGGGGTAAGAGGGTTTAAAGTGATGTTGGGCGGTGGTCTGGGGTCTCAACCACGTCACGCCGATTTGCTTTTTGATTTTCTTGCCGCAGATAAGATCATTCCTTTGATGGATGGTGTAGTTCGTGTCTTTGACCGTTACGGGGAAAGAAAGAGTAGGGCCAAGGCCAGAATGAAATTCTTGTTGAAGGACTTGGGGCTTGACGGATTCAAAGCCTTGTTGGCCGAAGAGCAAAAGGCCGTTCCTTACCAAACCTATCCTATCGATGCCGAGGCCTATCCTAAGGTTGAGGTAGCCAAAGCTGAGGCGCCGCAAGTAGAAATAGAGGATACCGAAGCTTTTGAAATCTGGAAATCTACGAACCTTATACCTCAAAAGCAGGAGGGCTATACCGCTATCGGTATTAAAGTACTGCTAGGGGATTTCTATACGGATAAGGCTAGGTTGTTGGCTGATTTGGTGGATCAATACGCTGCGGGTGAACTAAGGTTGAGCCTTCGTCAGAATATTTTGATTCCTTATGTGGCCAATGAACTGATTCCCTTCTTTTATACGGAACTGAAAAGATTAGGCTTTGTAGAGGCCGGTTATAACAGGGCGGTTGATATTACGGCTTGTCCGGGTACGGATACCTGTAACTTGGGTATTGCGAGTAGTACCGGTATTGCCGAAGAATTGGAACGTATAATAAAAACCGAGTACCCGCAGTACATCAGCAACCCGGATGTGGCCATTAAGATCAGTGGGTGTATGAATGCCTGTGGTCAGCACAACATGGCGAATATCGGTTTTCAGGGGATGAGTATCAGAACCAAGGATAAATTGGTGGCGCCGGCGCTTCAAGTTTTGTTGGGCGGTGGTACCGATGGTGATGGAAACGGAAGATTTGCCGATAAAGTGGTGAAGGTTCCTTCTAAAAGAGGTCCTCAGGCCTTACGGTTGATTTTGGACGATTACGATAAAAATGGCAACGGAAAGTCGTATGCCGATTATTACGAGGAAAAGGGGCAAATGTATTTCTACGATTTTCTAACTCCTTTATCCGATATTGAAAACCTTACGCCGGACGACTTTATCGACTGGGGAAATACGGAGCGCTATGAGAAGGCCATTGGTGTCGGTGAATGTGCAGGTGTAGTGATAGACCTTATTGCCACCTTGCTGTTTGAAAGCGAAGAAAAAATACAGAATGCACAAGAGTCATTCGATGAAAAGAAATGGGCGGCCAGTATCTATCATTCCTATTCTTCCATGGTGAATTCGGCCAAGGCCTTATTGACCTCGGAAAAAGCGAAAGTGAACACCCATGCTACCATTATCAAGGATTTTGATCAAAAATTCATAGCCTCGGGCAGGATCGAGCTCGGAAGGGGGTTTGAAGAATTGGTGCTACAATTGAACAAAAACGAGCCAACGGAAGCTTTTGCAAAAAGTTATTTGGAAGATGCCACGGCATTTTTGAAAGCGGTGGAAACATTTAGAAAACAAGAATTGGCAGAGGTTTAA